CATGGACGGAGAGGTTTTCGCATGACGACCGATCAAGGCCAACGCATCGTCAGTTGGCACGGCAATCCGTCCAGGCCACGCTACACGCCACCGGCGGGCGCGGTCGATGCGCATTGCCATGTGTTCGGGCCGATGGCGGATTTCCCCTTCAGCGCCAAAGCCAAATATCTGCCCGACGACGCCGGTCCGGACATGCTGTTCGCACTGCGCGACCATCTGGGCCTCGACCGCAACGTCATCGTCCAGGCCAGTTGCCACGGCACGAACAATGCCGCGACCCTGAACGGAATCGCTAGGTCGAATGGAAAGGCGCGCGGCGTCGCCGTGGTCGATCCAGCCATTTCCGAAGCCGAACTTGCCGCCCTGCATGACGGCGGCATCCGCGGCATCCGCTTCAATTTCCTTAAGCGTCTGGTCGATGACGCGCCCAAGGACAAGTTTCTGGAAGTCGCCAAACGTCTCCCCGCCGGCTGGCATGTCGTCATCTATTTCGAAGCCGACATTCTCGAAGAACTGCGCGCCTTCATGGACGCAATCCCTGTGCCATTGGTCATCGACCATATGGGTCGCCCCGATGTTGCCCAGGGGCCGGACGGCACCGATATGAAAGCTTTCCGCAATTTCCTCGATAGCCGTGACGATATCTGGTTCAAGGCGACATGCCCGGACCGGCTCGACACAACCGGCGCGCCATGGAACGCCTTTGCCGACGCCGTTGCGCCGCTGGTCGCCGACTATCAGGATCGCGTCCTCTGGGGCACCGACTGGCCGCACCCGAACATGCAGGACGCCATTCCCGATGACGGCCATCTGGTCGACATGATCCCCCGCATTGCACCCACCGAAAGACTGCAACGCAAGCTGCTCATCGACAATCCGATGCGTCTTTACTGGCCGGAGGAATGGGACCGCTAAAGGTCTGTTTGCGGATGCGCCTACCG
The window above is part of the Sphingobium sp. BYY-5 genome. Proteins encoded here:
- a CDS encoding amidohydrolase family protein; translation: MTTDQGQRIVSWHGNPSRPRYTPPAGAVDAHCHVFGPMADFPFSAKAKYLPDDAGPDMLFALRDHLGLDRNVIVQASCHGTNNAATLNGIARSNGKARGVAVVDPAISEAELAALHDGGIRGIRFNFLKRLVDDAPKDKFLEVAKRLPAGWHVVIYFEADILEELRAFMDAIPVPLVIDHMGRPDVAQGPDGTDMKAFRNFLDSRDDIWFKATCPDRLDTTGAPWNAFADAVAPLVADYQDRVLWGTDWPHPNMQDAIPDDGHLVDMIPRIAPTERLQRKLLIDNPMRLYWPEEWDR